Proteins from a single region of Phyllopteryx taeniolatus isolate TA_2022b chromosome 10, UOR_Ptae_1.2, whole genome shotgun sequence:
- the kdm3b gene encoding lysine-specific demethylase 3B isoform X1 — MGESLELIGKRLLLLLGDGGTANGSESEQTPRARDWLRGTVRAVSVIGLGVPEASGGEATTTTPAAGLTVFVEFENASQRCSWVQVYDEAVKALLVEDSIVWANRSAATVTSGSTTAWPALAFHSIVDRVGLGSVLPVQYFGTNSLEFLPDKKSIHRFEVEKDIRHPLLLEQPSVQTAISSWRSDFELQEILRKASHTIQGRRVCVYQPELEECWALGLVSQHDLISHIMEIMLDKNEEKQLVDPRVIHVMLGDEEVGKNGWRKMDSETLKGDNSRRRRTSSEDEDMNLKRFKGAADLGADEESCDDSIKNLTEGTDMWGGDSGERVSSTTRNGGTSEGSFLQGKVSSPGNSSVQMDQSNATQMRYYTHVKENGRMLSTQGAADSTTSVSLTPIPPPLKPAPSPFSATAFPSLGQMPSLVPGAPVLKASPSPMPVREEASKSFSKTAALVSPGPVTISWSSSDSSPSVALSGSGGFPPKPPTWGSQTEGSKTALGYRLPSTLPAAPVFGEATSQTNGAPTGSATSKDTPRPFGFGFGRDKSETQSQQDQNLFFQCMSKNSDSNPGLAGAQSQSKDTNYFAAVSETLNKEPTSLFRSAPEGMKKPLQTKTPDIHPTGNGVLSNSSPAFSGMGSSAAGRGSAIGGSTAASGLQNLLKSCNNGTLTGAVVMSSSFNPSESHQNLFLQGSKDPANPFLAYGDKNMHTSFAGLSRVESDSDNKPNLFTMAEPPKAILSSPFLACSSAASPSSSTSLAPTSSQRAQNEDALIKDEKADAEMPSSTSGSSVFGTAGPARAGSSVFLTTGPARIDQLPVSFDHNLTQKFALEERAQSTKRDSDLSSNSDLSDLSENEEGPDKGQAHGESSQSAKDGAMLQKAKIQGASKSRPRNKPFKVGQSVLKDQSKVRRLKQSGESFLQDGSCINVAPHLHKCRECRLERYRKSRNTDDDSEEDDDPNVACRFFHFRRLAFTRKGMLRVEGFLSPQQSDSMAMGLWLPAPAVQEGLDLDTSKYILANVGDQFCQLVMSEKEAMMMVEPHQKVAWKRAVRGVREMCDVCETTLFNIHWVCRKCGFGVCLDCYRLRRNRPRDDLEEGPVDGVFSWLKCAKGQPHEPENLMPTQIIPGTALYNIGDMVHLARGKWGIKANCPCASRHTKSLVRHSAPNGISQQTTPNSVGIPGATASAVGTTPKSESETSTMKTEIPQTAVSSSGGAGESTGSNSNSTSGTTSLSNLAQSSAKELRTSGEGNSSALHWLADLATQKSKDDTKESGSLRAIMNRESRPHFGLDSLSTLSRPSASSPKLFNSLLLGSSVTHSKPEGSSLRDLLNSGPGKLPQGHGESGVPFPSIFTSGGSDKLKSNLPNFLDHIIASVVETKKAEGRRTGPSEGGDLGVLGARKDGIMGLSVLEPHTSHSWLCDGRLLCLQDPSNSNNWKIFRECWKQGQPVLVSGIHKRLKSELWRPEAFSEEFGDQDVDLVNCRNCAIINDVKVRDFWDGFQIISKRLKDGDGNPMVLKLKDWPPGEDFRDMMPTRFDDLMDNLPLPEYTKRDGRLNLAARLPNFFVRPDLGPKMYNAYGLISTEDRKVGTTNLHLDVSDAVNVMVYVGIPLGEGDLEKEADINGRKEVMTTIEEGDVDEMTKRRVYTQNEKPGALWHIYAAKDAEKIRELLRKVGEEQGQENPLDHDPIHDQSWYLDQVLRRRLNEEYGVQGWAIVQFLGDAVFIPAGAPHQVHNLYSCIKVAEDFVSPEHVRHCFRLTQEFRHLSTTHTNHEDKLQVKNIIYHAVKDAVGTLKAHDPKLARP; from the exons ATGGGGGAGTCTCTTGAATTGATTGGGAAACGTCTACTCTTGCTCCTCGGCGACGGAGGGACTGCCAACGGATCCGAGTCGGAGCAGACGCCGCGAGCCCGGGACTGGCTGCGAGGGACGGTGCGGGCAGTGAGCGTCATTGGCCTGGGCGTCCCGGAGGCTAGCGGAGGAGAGGCGACAACAACAACTCCTGCTGCGGGACTGACG GTATTTGTGGAGTTTGAGAATGCTTCGCAGCGGTGTTCGTGGGTGCAGGTGTACGATGAAGCTGTTAAGGCTCTGTTGGTGGAAGATTCAATTGTTTGGGCCAATAGGAGTGCCGCTACTGTGACTTCTGGATCAACCACAGCCTGGCCTGCTCTG gCCTTCCATTCAATAGTGGACAGAGTGGGTTTAGGATCTGTGCTTCCGGTGCAGTATTTTGGAACCAACAGTCTTGAGTTCCTACCTGACAAAAAGTCTATCCACCGGTTTGAG GTTGAGAAAGACATAAGGCATCCACTGCTGTTGGAGCAACCCTCTGTGCAGACTGCCATCTCCAGCTGGCGAAGTGATTTTGAACTGCAGGAGATTCTCAGGAAGG cctcGCACACAATTCAAGGACGAAGGGTTTGTGTGTACCAGCCAGAGCTTGAGGAATGCTGGGCTCTGGGACTTGTCTCACAACACGACTTGATCTCACACATAATGGAGATTATGTTGGATAAG AATGAAGAAAAGCAGCTGGTGGACCCCCGCGTCATACATGTCATGCTGGGGGACGAAGAG GTTGGTAAGAATGGCTGGCGAAAGATGGACAGTGAAACATTGAAGGGTGATAATAGTCGCAGACGCAGGACTTCCTCTGAGGATGAAGACATGAATTTGAAGCGTTTTAAAGGAGCAGCAGATTTGGGAGCTGATGAGGAGAGCTGTGACGATTCCATCAAAAACTTGACGGAAGGGACAGACATGTGGGGAGGAGACTCTGGTGAAAGAGTCAGCAGCACAACCAGAAATGGCGGCACCTCAGAGGGGAGCTTTCTTCAGGGTAAAGTGTCATCCCCCGGCAATTCATCCGTCCAGATGGATCAGTCAAATGCCACCCAAATGCGTTATTACACccatgtaaaagaaaatggtcGAATGCTCTCCACACAAGGTGCAGCAGATTCAACCACCTCAGTTTCTCTTACCCCTATCCCTCCTCCCCTCAAACCAGCACCCTCTCCCTTCTCTGCAACCGCTTTCCCCTCTCTAGGCCAGATGCCAAGCCTGGTCCCTGGAGCCCCAGTCCTCAAAGCTTCCCCATCCCCCATGCCAGTCAGAGAAGAGGCCTCCAAATCCTTTTCCAAAACTGCAGCTCTTGTTTCTCCTGGGCCTGTCACCATTTCTTGGTCTTCCTCTGACAGCAGCCCGAGTGTGGCTCTGTCTGGCTCTGGAGGCTTTCCTCCCAAGCCTCCCACTTGGGGAAGCCAGACTGAG GGATCTAAGACTGCATTGGGTTATCGGCTACCATCAACTCTACCTGCTGCGCCTGTATTTGGAGAGGCTACCTCACAGACCAATGGAGCTCCTACTGGTTCTGCAACTTCCAAGGACACTCCCAGACCCTTTGGATTTGGCTTTGGCAGAGATAAGAGTGAGACTCAATCCCAGCAAGACCAAAACTTGTTTTTCCAGTGCATGTCAAAGAATTCAGACTCCAACCCAGGCCTAGCTGGTGCTCAAAGCCAGTCCAAGGATACTAATTACTTTGCTGCAGTGTCAGAAACCCTCAATAAGGAGCCCACAAGCCTTTTCAGGTCTGCTCCAGAAGGGATGAAAAAGCCGTTGCAGACCAAAACGCCTGACATTCATCCAACAGGAAATGGTGTGCTGAGTAACTCTTCACCAGCATTTTCAGGCATGGGTAGTTCTGCTGCGGGAAGGGGCTCTGCCATAGGAGGTTCCACAGCAGCATCTGGATTACAAAATCTTTTAAAGAGTTGTAATAATGGTACATTGACAGGGGCTGTGGTGATGTCGTCTAGTTTTAATCCTTCAGAGAGCCATCAGAACCTTTTTCTTCAGGGCTCCAAAGATCCAGCGAATCCATTTTTGGCGTATGgggacaaaaacatgcatacgtCGTTTGCTGGACTCTCCAGAGTTGAGTCTGACTCTGACAACAAGCCCAATCTTTTCACTATGGCAGAGCCACCTAAGGCCATTCTATCTTCACCTTTCTTAGCGTGCTCATCTGCTGCTTCACCCAGCTCTTCGACCTCTCTAGCACCAACCTCGAGTCAAAGGGCCCAGAATGAAGACGCATTGATAAAAGACGAAAAGGCAGATGCGGAGATGCCATCATCCACTTCAGGCAGCTCTGTTTTTGGTACAGCTGGCCCTGCTAGGGCAGGCAGCTCTGTCTTTTTAACAACTGGCCCCGCTAGAATAGATCAGCTGCCTGTGTCTTTTGACCATAACCTGACTCAGAAGTTTGCCTTGGAGGAAAGAGCACAGTCAACCAAACGTGACTCGGACCTAAGTAGTAACAGTGACCTGTCAGACCTGAGTGAAAATGAGGAGGGGCCAGACAAAGGCCAAGCCCATGGAGAATCATCGCAGTCTGCAAAAGATGGAGCCATGCTGCAGAAAGCTAAAATCCAAGGCGCTTCTAAAAGCCGTCCACGTAATAAGCCTTTCAAAG TGGGCCAGTCTGTACTGAAAGACCAGAGTAAAGTGCGCCGTCTTAAGCAGTCTGGTGAGTCCTTCCTCCAGGATGGCTCGTGTATCAACGTGGCCCCTCACTTGCACAAGTGCCGCGAGTGTCGCCTGGAGCGCTACCGTAAATCTCGCAACACAGATGACGATAGTGAGGAAGATGATGATCCAAATGTGGCTTGTCGTTTCTTCCACTTCCGAAG GTTGGCTTTCACTCGTAAGGGTATGTTGCGTGTTGAAGGTTTCCTAAGCCCGCAGCAGAGCGACTCAATGGCAATGGGTCTGTGGCTACCTGCACCCGCTGTGCAAGAGGGCCTTGACCTTGATACCTCCAAGTATATCCTGGCCAATGTGGGTGACCAGTTCTGCCAGCTGGTCATGTCCGAGAAGGAGGCCATGATGATGGTGGAACCTCACC AGAAAGTAGCATGGAAACGTGCTGTGCGGGGCGTGAGGGAAATGTGTGACGTGTGTGAGACCACTTTGTTCAACATCCACTGGGTGTGCCGCAAGTGTGGCTTCGGAGTGTGTCTGGACTGCTATCGGCTTCGCAGGAACAGACCAAGAGATG ACTTAGAAGAGGGTCCAGTGGATGGGGTTTTCTCTTGGTTGAAATGTGCTAAGGGCCAACCACATGAGCCAGAGAACCTCATGCCGACACAGATTATCCCTGGGACAG CTCTTTACAACATAGGTGACATGGTGCACTTAGCAAGAGGAAAGTGGGGTATCAAAGCCAACTGCCCCTGTGCCAGTCGACATACTAAGTCCCTAGTCCGCCATAGTGCCCCCAATGGGATTTCACAG CAGACAACGCCAAACAGTGTTGGCATTCCAGGAGCTACAGCCTCTGCTGTTGGCACAACTCCAAAGTCAGAAAGCGAAACATCAACTATGAAAACTGAAATCCCACAAACAGCAGTATCATCCAGTGGCGGGGCTGGGGAAAGTACGGGCAGTAATAGTAACTCCACCAGTGGTACAACATCCCTCAGTAACCTTGCACAGTCCTCCGCTAAGGAGTTGCGCACATCAGGAGAGGGAAACAGCTCTGCTCTGCACTGGCTGGCAGACTTGGCCACACAGAAATCCAAGGATGACACAAAAG AATCTGGTTCACTTCGCGCCATTATGAATCGGGAAAGTCGGCCTCATTTTGGCCTGGACTCACTCAGTACCCTGTCAAGACCTTCGGCTTCCAGTCCCAAGCTCTTTAACAGCCTTTTACTAGGCTCCAGCGTGACCCATTCCAAACCTGAAGGTTCCAGTCTCCGGGACCTGCTCAACTCTGGACCTGGCAAGCTTCCCCAAGGACATGGAGAGAGCGGGGTACCATTCCCGTCCATCTTTACCTCCGGAGGC AGTGACAAGCTGAAGAGCAACCTTCCCAACTTCTTGGACCACATCATCGCCTCAGTTGTGGAGACCAAGAAGGCAGAAGGCCGCCGTACCGGACCCTCTGAGGGAGGTGATCTTGGTGTGTTGGGAGCTCGTAAAGATGGAATAATGGGCCTCAGTGTTTTGGAACCACACACCTCGCACTCCTGGCTCTGTGATGGGCGACTCCTTTGCCTCCAGGATCCCAGCAATAGCAACAATTGGAAGATTTTTAGAGAGTGCTGGAAGCAGGGACAA CCTGTCTTGGTGTCAGGGATACATAAAAGACTGAAATCTGAGTTATGGCGTCCTGAGGCCTTTAGTGAGGAGTTTGGGGACCAGGATGTAGACTTGGTCAATTGCAGAAACTGTGCCATCATTAATGATGTGAAGGTGCGAGACTTTTGGGACGGCTTCCAGATCATCTCCA AGCGACTGAAAGATGGTGACGGTAACCCAATGGTATTGAAATTAAAGGACTGGCCTCCAGGAGAAGACTTTAGGGATATGATGCCCACACg GTTTGACGATTTGATGGACAACCTTCCCTTGCCTGAGTACACTAAAAGAGATGGCCGGCTAAACCTTGCGGCCCGTCTGCCTAACTTTTTTGTTCGACCAGATCTAGGACCAAAGATGTACAATGCTTATG gaCTGATCTCGACAGAAGACAGGAAGGTGGGCACCACCAACCTTCATCTTGATGTGTCAGATGCAGTCAATGTCATGGTTTATGTTGGAATACCTCTTGGAGAAGGAGACCTGGAGAAAG AGGCAGATATCAATGGACGCaaag AGGTCATGACCACTATTGAGGAGGGAGATGTGGATGAAATGACAAAGAGGAGAGTGTACACACAAAATGAGAAACCCGGAGCTCTCTGGCACATCTATGCTGCCAAGGATGCAGAGAAGATCAGAGAACTGCTGCGCAAG GTGGGAGAGGAGCAGGGTCAGGAGAACCCTCTCGACCACGACCCCATTCATGATCAGAGCTGGTACTTGGACCAGGTTCTCCGCCGCAGACTCAATGAAGAATATGGTGTCCAGGGCTGGGCCATTGTTCAGTTTTTAGGTGATGCTGTTTTTATCCCTGCTGGAGCTCCACACCAG GTGCACAACTTGTACAGTTGTATCAAGGTGGCTGAGGACTTTGTGTCTCCAGAGCACGTGAGACATTGCTTCAGATTGACACAGGAGTTCCGACACCTGTCTACCACTCATACGAACCATGAAGACAAGCTTCAG
- the kdm3b gene encoding lysine-specific demethylase 3B isoform X3: MGESLELIGKRLLLLLGDGGTANGSESEQTPRARDWLRGTVRAVSVIGLGVPEASGGEATTTTPAAGLTVFVEFENASQRCSWVQVYDEAVKALLVEDSIVWANRSAATVTSGSTTAWPALAFHSIVDRVGLGSVLPVQYFGTNSLEFLPDKKSIHRFEVEKDIRHPLLLEQPSVQTAISSWRSDFELQEILRKASHTIQGRRVCVYQPELEECWALGLVSQHDLISHIMEIMLDKNEEKQLVDPRVIHVMLGDEEVGKNGWRKMDSETLKGDNSRRRRTSSEDEDMNLKRFKGAADLGADEESCDDSIKNLTEGTDMWGGDSGERVSSTTRNGGTSEGSFLQGKVSSPGNSSVQMDQSNATQMRYYTHVKENGRMLSTQGAADSTTSVSLTPIPPPLKPAPSPFSATAFPSLGQMPSLVPGAPVLKASPSPMPVREEASKSFSKTAALVSPGPVTISWSSSDSSPSVALSGSGGFPPKPPTWGSQTEGSKTALGYRLPSTLPAAPVFGEATSQTNGAPTGSATSKDTPRPFGFGFGRDKSETQSQQDQNLFFQCMSKNSDSNPGLAGAQSQSKDTNYFAAVSETLNKEPTSLFRSAPEGMKKPLQTKTPDIHPTGNGVLSNSSPAFSGMGSSAAGRGSAIGGSTAASGLQNLLKSCNNGTLTGAVVMSSSFNPSESHQNLFLQGSKDPANPFLAYGDKNMHTSFAGLSRVESDSDNKPNLFTMAEPPKAILSSPFLACSSAASPSSSTSLAPTSSQRAQNEDALIKDEKADAEMPSSTSGSSVFGTAGPARAGSSVFLTTGPARIDQLPVSFDHNLTQKFALEERAQSTKRDSDLSSNSDLSDLSENEEGPDKGQAHGESSQSAKDGAMLQKAKIQGASKSRPRNKPFKVGQSVLKDQSKVRRLKQSGESFLQDGSCINVAPHLHKCRECRLERYRKSRNTDDDSEEDDDPNVACRFFHFRRLAFTRKGMLRVEGFLSPQQSDSMAMGLWLPAPAVQEGLDLDTSKYILANVGDQFCQLVMSEKEAMMMVEPHQKVAWKRAVRGVREMCDVCETTLFNIHWVCRKCGFGVCLDCYRLRRNRPRDDLEEGPVDGVFSWLKCAKGQPHEPENLMPTQIIPGTALYNIGDMVHLARGKWGIKANCPCASRHTKSLVRHSAPNGISQQTTPNSVGIPGATASAVGTTPKSESETSTMKTEIPQTAVSSSGGAGESTGSNSNSTSGTTSLSNLAQSSAKELRTSGEGNSSALHWLADLATQKSKDDTKESGSLRAIMNRESRPHFGLDSLSTLSRPSASSPKLFNSLLLGSSVTHSKPEGSSLRDLLNSGPGKLPQGHGESGVPFPSIFTSGGSDKLKSNLPNFLDHIIASVVETKKAEGRRTGPSEGGDLGVLGARKDGIMGLSVLEPHTSHSWLCDGRLLCLQDPSNSNNWKIFRECWKQGQPVLVSGIHKRLKSELWRPEAFSEEFGDQDVDLVNCRNCAIINDVKVRDFWDGFQIISKRLKDGDGNPMVLKLKDWPPGEDFRDMMPTRFDDLMDNLPLPEYTKRDGRLNLAARLPNFFVRPDLGPKMYNAYGLISTEDRKVGTTNLHLDVSDAVNVMVYVGIPLGEGDLEKEVMTTIEEGDVDEMTKRRVYTQNEKPGALWHIYAAKDAEKIRELLRKVGEEQGQENPLDHDPIHDQSWYLDQVLRRRLNEEYGVQGWAIVQFLGDAVFIPAGAPHQVHNLYSCIKVAEDFVSPEHVRHCFRLTQEFRHLSTTHTNHEDKLQVKNIIYHAVKDAVGTLKAHDPKLARP, translated from the exons ATGGGGGAGTCTCTTGAATTGATTGGGAAACGTCTACTCTTGCTCCTCGGCGACGGAGGGACTGCCAACGGATCCGAGTCGGAGCAGACGCCGCGAGCCCGGGACTGGCTGCGAGGGACGGTGCGGGCAGTGAGCGTCATTGGCCTGGGCGTCCCGGAGGCTAGCGGAGGAGAGGCGACAACAACAACTCCTGCTGCGGGACTGACG GTATTTGTGGAGTTTGAGAATGCTTCGCAGCGGTGTTCGTGGGTGCAGGTGTACGATGAAGCTGTTAAGGCTCTGTTGGTGGAAGATTCAATTGTTTGGGCCAATAGGAGTGCCGCTACTGTGACTTCTGGATCAACCACAGCCTGGCCTGCTCTG gCCTTCCATTCAATAGTGGACAGAGTGGGTTTAGGATCTGTGCTTCCGGTGCAGTATTTTGGAACCAACAGTCTTGAGTTCCTACCTGACAAAAAGTCTATCCACCGGTTTGAG GTTGAGAAAGACATAAGGCATCCACTGCTGTTGGAGCAACCCTCTGTGCAGACTGCCATCTCCAGCTGGCGAAGTGATTTTGAACTGCAGGAGATTCTCAGGAAGG cctcGCACACAATTCAAGGACGAAGGGTTTGTGTGTACCAGCCAGAGCTTGAGGAATGCTGGGCTCTGGGACTTGTCTCACAACACGACTTGATCTCACACATAATGGAGATTATGTTGGATAAG AATGAAGAAAAGCAGCTGGTGGACCCCCGCGTCATACATGTCATGCTGGGGGACGAAGAG GTTGGTAAGAATGGCTGGCGAAAGATGGACAGTGAAACATTGAAGGGTGATAATAGTCGCAGACGCAGGACTTCCTCTGAGGATGAAGACATGAATTTGAAGCGTTTTAAAGGAGCAGCAGATTTGGGAGCTGATGAGGAGAGCTGTGACGATTCCATCAAAAACTTGACGGAAGGGACAGACATGTGGGGAGGAGACTCTGGTGAAAGAGTCAGCAGCACAACCAGAAATGGCGGCACCTCAGAGGGGAGCTTTCTTCAGGGTAAAGTGTCATCCCCCGGCAATTCATCCGTCCAGATGGATCAGTCAAATGCCACCCAAATGCGTTATTACACccatgtaaaagaaaatggtcGAATGCTCTCCACACAAGGTGCAGCAGATTCAACCACCTCAGTTTCTCTTACCCCTATCCCTCCTCCCCTCAAACCAGCACCCTCTCCCTTCTCTGCAACCGCTTTCCCCTCTCTAGGCCAGATGCCAAGCCTGGTCCCTGGAGCCCCAGTCCTCAAAGCTTCCCCATCCCCCATGCCAGTCAGAGAAGAGGCCTCCAAATCCTTTTCCAAAACTGCAGCTCTTGTTTCTCCTGGGCCTGTCACCATTTCTTGGTCTTCCTCTGACAGCAGCCCGAGTGTGGCTCTGTCTGGCTCTGGAGGCTTTCCTCCCAAGCCTCCCACTTGGGGAAGCCAGACTGAG GGATCTAAGACTGCATTGGGTTATCGGCTACCATCAACTCTACCTGCTGCGCCTGTATTTGGAGAGGCTACCTCACAGACCAATGGAGCTCCTACTGGTTCTGCAACTTCCAAGGACACTCCCAGACCCTTTGGATTTGGCTTTGGCAGAGATAAGAGTGAGACTCAATCCCAGCAAGACCAAAACTTGTTTTTCCAGTGCATGTCAAAGAATTCAGACTCCAACCCAGGCCTAGCTGGTGCTCAAAGCCAGTCCAAGGATACTAATTACTTTGCTGCAGTGTCAGAAACCCTCAATAAGGAGCCCACAAGCCTTTTCAGGTCTGCTCCAGAAGGGATGAAAAAGCCGTTGCAGACCAAAACGCCTGACATTCATCCAACAGGAAATGGTGTGCTGAGTAACTCTTCACCAGCATTTTCAGGCATGGGTAGTTCTGCTGCGGGAAGGGGCTCTGCCATAGGAGGTTCCACAGCAGCATCTGGATTACAAAATCTTTTAAAGAGTTGTAATAATGGTACATTGACAGGGGCTGTGGTGATGTCGTCTAGTTTTAATCCTTCAGAGAGCCATCAGAACCTTTTTCTTCAGGGCTCCAAAGATCCAGCGAATCCATTTTTGGCGTATGgggacaaaaacatgcatacgtCGTTTGCTGGACTCTCCAGAGTTGAGTCTGACTCTGACAACAAGCCCAATCTTTTCACTATGGCAGAGCCACCTAAGGCCATTCTATCTTCACCTTTCTTAGCGTGCTCATCTGCTGCTTCACCCAGCTCTTCGACCTCTCTAGCACCAACCTCGAGTCAAAGGGCCCAGAATGAAGACGCATTGATAAAAGACGAAAAGGCAGATGCGGAGATGCCATCATCCACTTCAGGCAGCTCTGTTTTTGGTACAGCTGGCCCTGCTAGGGCAGGCAGCTCTGTCTTTTTAACAACTGGCCCCGCTAGAATAGATCAGCTGCCTGTGTCTTTTGACCATAACCTGACTCAGAAGTTTGCCTTGGAGGAAAGAGCACAGTCAACCAAACGTGACTCGGACCTAAGTAGTAACAGTGACCTGTCAGACCTGAGTGAAAATGAGGAGGGGCCAGACAAAGGCCAAGCCCATGGAGAATCATCGCAGTCTGCAAAAGATGGAGCCATGCTGCAGAAAGCTAAAATCCAAGGCGCTTCTAAAAGCCGTCCACGTAATAAGCCTTTCAAAG TGGGCCAGTCTGTACTGAAAGACCAGAGTAAAGTGCGCCGTCTTAAGCAGTCTGGTGAGTCCTTCCTCCAGGATGGCTCGTGTATCAACGTGGCCCCTCACTTGCACAAGTGCCGCGAGTGTCGCCTGGAGCGCTACCGTAAATCTCGCAACACAGATGACGATAGTGAGGAAGATGATGATCCAAATGTGGCTTGTCGTTTCTTCCACTTCCGAAG GTTGGCTTTCACTCGTAAGGGTATGTTGCGTGTTGAAGGTTTCCTAAGCCCGCAGCAGAGCGACTCAATGGCAATGGGTCTGTGGCTACCTGCACCCGCTGTGCAAGAGGGCCTTGACCTTGATACCTCCAAGTATATCCTGGCCAATGTGGGTGACCAGTTCTGCCAGCTGGTCATGTCCGAGAAGGAGGCCATGATGATGGTGGAACCTCACC AGAAAGTAGCATGGAAACGTGCTGTGCGGGGCGTGAGGGAAATGTGTGACGTGTGTGAGACCACTTTGTTCAACATCCACTGGGTGTGCCGCAAGTGTGGCTTCGGAGTGTGTCTGGACTGCTATCGGCTTCGCAGGAACAGACCAAGAGATG ACTTAGAAGAGGGTCCAGTGGATGGGGTTTTCTCTTGGTTGAAATGTGCTAAGGGCCAACCACATGAGCCAGAGAACCTCATGCCGACACAGATTATCCCTGGGACAG CTCTTTACAACATAGGTGACATGGTGCACTTAGCAAGAGGAAAGTGGGGTATCAAAGCCAACTGCCCCTGTGCCAGTCGACATACTAAGTCCCTAGTCCGCCATAGTGCCCCCAATGGGATTTCACAG CAGACAACGCCAAACAGTGTTGGCATTCCAGGAGCTACAGCCTCTGCTGTTGGCACAACTCCAAAGTCAGAAAGCGAAACATCAACTATGAAAACTGAAATCCCACAAACAGCAGTATCATCCAGTGGCGGGGCTGGGGAAAGTACGGGCAGTAATAGTAACTCCACCAGTGGTACAACATCCCTCAGTAACCTTGCACAGTCCTCCGCTAAGGAGTTGCGCACATCAGGAGAGGGAAACAGCTCTGCTCTGCACTGGCTGGCAGACTTGGCCACACAGAAATCCAAGGATGACACAAAAG AATCTGGTTCACTTCGCGCCATTATGAATCGGGAAAGTCGGCCTCATTTTGGCCTGGACTCACTCAGTACCCTGTCAAGACCTTCGGCTTCCAGTCCCAAGCTCTTTAACAGCCTTTTACTAGGCTCCAGCGTGACCCATTCCAAACCTGAAGGTTCCAGTCTCCGGGACCTGCTCAACTCTGGACCTGGCAAGCTTCCCCAAGGACATGGAGAGAGCGGGGTACCATTCCCGTCCATCTTTACCTCCGGAGGC AGTGACAAGCTGAAGAGCAACCTTCCCAACTTCTTGGACCACATCATCGCCTCAGTTGTGGAGACCAAGAAGGCAGAAGGCCGCCGTACCGGACCCTCTGAGGGAGGTGATCTTGGTGTGTTGGGAGCTCGTAAAGATGGAATAATGGGCCTCAGTGTTTTGGAACCACACACCTCGCACTCCTGGCTCTGTGATGGGCGACTCCTTTGCCTCCAGGATCCCAGCAATAGCAACAATTGGAAGATTTTTAGAGAGTGCTGGAAGCAGGGACAA CCTGTCTTGGTGTCAGGGATACATAAAAGACTGAAATCTGAGTTATGGCGTCCTGAGGCCTTTAGTGAGGAGTTTGGGGACCAGGATGTAGACTTGGTCAATTGCAGAAACTGTGCCATCATTAATGATGTGAAGGTGCGAGACTTTTGGGACGGCTTCCAGATCATCTCCA AGCGACTGAAAGATGGTGACGGTAACCCAATGGTATTGAAATTAAAGGACTGGCCTCCAGGAGAAGACTTTAGGGATATGATGCCCACACg GTTTGACGATTTGATGGACAACCTTCCCTTGCCTGAGTACACTAAAAGAGATGGCCGGCTAAACCTTGCGGCCCGTCTGCCTAACTTTTTTGTTCGACCAGATCTAGGACCAAAGATGTACAATGCTTATG gaCTGATCTCGACAGAAGACAGGAAGGTGGGCACCACCAACCTTCATCTTGATGTGTCAGATGCAGTCAATGTCATGGTTTATGTTGGAATACCTCTTGGAGAAGGAGACCTGGAGAAAG AGGTCATGACCACTATTGAGGAGGGAGATGTGGATGAAATGACAAAGAGGAGAGTGTACACACAAAATGAGAAACCCGGAGCTCTCTGGCACATCTATGCTGCCAAGGATGCAGAGAAGATCAGAGAACTGCTGCGCAAG GTGGGAGAGGAGCAGGGTCAGGAGAACCCTCTCGACCACGACCCCATTCATGATCAGAGCTGGTACTTGGACCAGGTTCTCCGCCGCAGACTCAATGAAGAATATGGTGTCCAGGGCTGGGCCATTGTTCAGTTTTTAGGTGATGCTGTTTTTATCCCTGCTGGAGCTCCACACCAG GTGCACAACTTGTACAGTTGTATCAAGGTGGCTGAGGACTTTGTGTCTCCAGAGCACGTGAGACATTGCTTCAGATTGACACAGGAGTTCCGACACCTGTCTACCACTCATACGAACCATGAAGACAAGCTTCAG